The nucleotide window ACGCTGTGGATGAAACATAGAATTCCTTCCCTGCCGGTTCACTTGAGCCACGGGATACTTGAGCTACGATGACCTTCGTACCCATTGCCACGACTTTATCCTGTTTTTCTTTCAGTTTCTTTTCACTGACCAGTTTTCTTGATACTTCCTTACCGTTTTCTAGGATTACTTCATACTCCTTGGATAGCAAGCCTTCCTGGCCTTCTGTTACGACTTTCTGTTTCCCTTTTTCCAGTTTGCTGTCATTTTTCGTAATGACGGCATAGCTAATTGGTTCTTCCACTACATCGGTGACTTTTTCAACTCGAATGACATTAATCACGGCATCTTTAGTGACGTTCTGCTTTAATGCAGGCTCAACACGGTCCATTTCGTTCAGTGCGATTCCTTGCTGTGATAAAAAGTCAGCGACCGTAGTCGAAGTCGACCAAACATCTTGCTCTTTTCCGCTTACTACAAGCTTGAGCGGGAAAGCTCTTTGAATGGCAATCTTCATATCTTGCTTTAATTTAGCGTCTGGGTTTTGGTTTAACTTGTCGTGTTCATTTATGACGATATTCTGTTCTTTCAGGAAATCCTCTACAGTATTGGCTGCTGTCCAATATGTTTTCTTTTCCTGATCTTGTATTACCTCTACCTGTCTTGCCGGCTTCCACACAATCGATAAGTTATCCTTTATCTGTGTGTTTGCTTCCAGCGATAAATAATCCTCTGAGCGCAATGAAATATTGAGATCATTAAATATATCTTGGATAGTATTTGCGTGTGTTTTAATGACTCTTTCTTCGCCATCCAGTGTCAATGCGACTGTATTTTTGGTCCCTTCATACATGAAGAACCCAAGTGCAGCGGCAAAAACTACGAAACTAGCAGAAAAAATCACCAGTTTCTTCTTACTCAAAGTCTTGGAAAACAGGTTTTTCATACTATTAATCACGATGAAAAACGCCTCCTCTTCTCGGAGTGATTATAAAGATATTGTTGCCGACTTGTCAACCCAGACACCCTTGCCAAGCGTAGTCTCTATTATGCAAGATGCTCCATAAAAAGAAAAGCAAGAGTTATCGACACGGTTATCCTATGTCGCAAGTGAGACATGTAGAACTTTTTAGAAACACAAAAAGTTTGGACAACCTTATTGAAAAATCGACAACATTCCTTATCACTTTATGCCGAATAATTTTTTTGCATTTTTAGCCGTTTTGTCTGCCACTTCCTCAAAAGTCAAACCTTTCAGTTCTGCAACTTGTTGTGCTACCAATTTTACATAGGCAGGCTCATTTCTCTTTCCGCGATAAGGATGGGGCGTCAAGTATGGGCAGTCAGTCTCGACCAAAAGACGGTCTAGCGGAATGGCCTCTGCTACTTCCTTCGGTTTTTTTGCATTTTTAAAAGTAACAGGACCGCCAAGCGAAATATAGAAGTTCATTTCAACGCATTCAAGTGCTGTTTCCACGCTGCCGCTGAAACAATGCATGATCCCGCCAACTTCTCCGGCATTTTCTTCCTTTAGAATTTCCACTATGTCTGCTGTTGCGTCACGATTATGTATGATGATAGGAAGATTCACTTCTTTTGCCAGCCTGATTTGTTTGCGGAAGACCTCTTTCTGGATCTCCTTCGGTGACTTGTCCCAATAATAATCCAGTCCCATTTCTCCAAGTGCGACTACTTTGGGATGGCTCGCCAATTCTTTTAGCCAGTCCAGATGCTCCTGGGTCATGTCGATTGCATCAACTGGATGCCACCCTACACTCGCATAAAGAAAATCATAGCTTTCGGCGAGCTCTATTGCTTTTTTTATCGTTATTTCATCGAAACCGACAACTACCATATTCGTCACACCTTCAGCGATTGCGCGGTCAATGACCTCCTGGAGATCTTCGTTGAATTGTTCTGCGTTTAAGTGCACGTGTGTATCAAAAAGCATGTCAAAACTCCTTTGCAGCATTGCCCTGCAGCTTCATTCTATACGTCCTTAGCTAGAGGGAGAATAGACTTACTGCGATGTTCTTATTATTGTGATAAAGATGTGTCGATATCATAACTTTTTTTCATTGTCCAGGTCAAATTTTTGAATCCGATTTCAGGGAAACCGAATATGTATCAGATTGCTTGTTAACTGACTTACTACTCTATCATAATTTATTTTTTTGATCTGAAAGCTTTTTTAACACAAAAAACCTGAAAATGTTACACATGAAACATTTCCAGGTTTTCTTTTTGAATCTATTTTACTTTAGCGCCGATAGCAAGTGCATCGTCAACGGTTGCAAGTGACATGACGCCGTCTTTTTCCCCTGCCAGGATCATTCCCTCGGAAAGCTCCCCGCGGAGTTTAACCGGCTTGAGGTTTGTCACGCAAATCACCTTTTTGCCGACAAGGTCTTCC belongs to Mesobacillus subterraneus and includes:
- a CDS encoding TatD family hydrolase, producing the protein MLFDTHVHLNAEQFNEDLQEVIDRAIAEGVTNMVVVGFDEITIKKAIELAESYDFLYASVGWHPVDAIDMTQEHLDWLKELASHPKVVALGEMGLDYYWDKSPKEIQKEVFRKQIRLAKEVNLPIIIHNRDATADIVEILKEENAGEVGGIMHCFSGSVETALECVEMNFYISLGGPVTFKNAKKPKEVAEAIPLDRLLVETDCPYLTPHPYRGKRNEPAYVKLVAQQVAELKGLTFEEVADKTAKNAKKLFGIK
- a CDS encoding G5 and 3D domain-containing protein — its product is MKNLFSKTLSKKKLVIFSASFVVFAAALGFFMYEGTKNTVALTLDGEERVIKTHANTIQDIFNDLNISLRSEDYLSLEANTQIKDNLSIVWKPARQVEVIQDQEKKTYWTAANTVEDFLKEQNIVINEHDKLNQNPDAKLKQDMKIAIQRAFPLKLVVSGKEQDVWSTSTTVADFLSQQGIALNEMDRVEPALKQNVTKDAVINVIRVEKVTDVVEEPISYAVITKNDSKLEKGKQKVVTEGQEGLLSKEYEVILENGKEVSRKLVSEKKLKEKQDKVVAMGTKVIVAQVSRGSSEPAGKEFYVSSTAYTANCNGCSGYTATGINLRANPNMKVIAVDPSVIPLGTKVYVEGYGYAIAADKGSAIKGNKIDVFFASKADAYRWSRKKVKIKILN